A portion of the Hoplias malabaricus isolate fHopMal1 chromosome 1, fHopMal1.hap1, whole genome shotgun sequence genome contains these proteins:
- the lrrc8da gene encoding volume-regulated anion channel subunit LRRC8D, whose translation MFTLTEVASLNDIQPTYRILKPWWDVFMDYLGLVMLMLAIFAGTMQITKDQVACLPILEKTTESVNTIPYTTERPQQPFTSSLGSVPLATQDLPDNVAHEIHETQVTPVSSQSVFSLRQPQPRGLSTNLDYQQYIFVNQMCYHETLPWYSKYFPYLVLIYTIMLMVSSNFWFKYPKSSSKIEHFVSILGRCFESPWTTKALSETACEDSEENKQRIIAGQNAPKQTSTDSQEDGSNLTTPILGNNEVRFSTEKIFPEGPSLTILDKKDGEQAKALFEKVRTFRAHVEDSDFIYKLYVGQTTIKALKLIFILCYTSTFISGIKFKHICKPDIESLTGYNKFFCTHNMAFMLRKLLFTFMAIISLYCLVCLYALFWLFRRSLKEYSFEKVREESSFSDIPDVKNDFAFLLHMVDQYDQLHSKRFAVFLSEVSENKLREISLNHEWTFEKLRQHVTANAQDRQELHLFMLSGLPNAVFDITELEVLKLELIPEIRISAKISQMTNLQELHLYHCPAKVEQTAFTFLRDHLKCLHVKFTDVGEIPPWVYLLRSLRELYLVGNLSSEHNKMIGLESLKDLKNLKMFYLKSNLNKLPTNLADLAPHLVKLLVHNDGTKLVVLNSLKKMTNLVELELHNCDLERIPHSIFSLTNLQELDLKSNSIRTIEEVISFQHLKRLTCLKLWHNRIVTIPQSISHVKNLECLYLSYNKLETLPTALFYLPKLRHLDLSHNAISVIPAEVGILQYLQYFAVTDNKVEVLPKNLFLCTRLKVLCLGNNRITILPESVGELVQLTQLELKGNCLERLPHQLGQCSHLRRSHFHVEDHLFDTLPMEVKEDMSQDSSTT comes from the coding sequence ATGTTCACTCTCACAGAAGTCGCCTCTCTTAACGACATCCAGCCGACATATCGGATACTGAAGCCATGGTGGGACGTCTTTATGGATTATCTCGGCCTGGTCATGTTGATGTTGGCCATTTTTGCCGGGACTATGCAGATAACCAAAGACCAAGTGGCGTGCCTTCCCATTCTGGAGAAAACAACAGAGAGTGTGAATACCATCCCTTACACAACAGAAAGACCTCAGCAACCATTCACCTCCTCGCTAGGTTCGGTGCCTTTGGCCACTCAGGATCTTCCTGACAATGTTGCTCATGAAATACACGAGACTCAGGTGACCCCAGTGAGCAGCCAGAGTGTTTTTAGCTTGAGACAACCTCAACCCAGAGGACTCAGCACAAATCTGGACTATCAGCAGTACATCTTTGTCAACCAGATGTGCTACCATGAGACCTTGCCTTGGTACTCCAAATACTTTCCTTACCTTGTTCTCATCTACACCATCATGTTAATGGTGAGTAGTAATTTCTGGTTCAAGTACCCAAAGAGCAGCTCAAAGATCGAACATTTTGTCTCCATCCTGGGCCGTTGTTTCGAATCTCCGTGGACTACGAAAGCTCTGTCTGAAACTGCCTGTGAAGACTCAGAAGAAAATAAGCAAAGGATCATTGCTGGACAGAACGCTCCCAAGCAGACATCCACTGATAGCCAAGAGGACGGCAGCAACTTAACCACGCCAATACTGGGAAACAACGAAGTGAGGTTTTCCACAGAGAAGATTTTCCCTGAAGGCCCGAGCTTGACCATCCTGGATAAGAAAGACGGAGAGCAAGCCAAGGCCCTTTTCGAGAAGGTCAGAACATTTCGAGCTCACGTTGAAGACAGCGACTTCATCTATAAACTCTATGTGGGACAAACAACCATAAAAGCACTGAAGCTCATTTTCATCCTCTGCTACACGTCCACTTTTATctcaggcatcaaattcaaacatATTTGCAAGCCAGACATCGAGAGCCTCACTGGATACAACAAGTTCTTCTGCACCCACAACATGGCCTTCATGCTGAGGAAACTCCTCTTCACCTTCATGGCTATAATCAGCCTCTACTGCCTGGTGTGCCTCTATGCTCTCTTCTGGCTCTTTAGGCGATCACTCAAGGAGTATTCCTTTGAAAAAGTCAGAGAAGAAAGCAGCTTCAGTGATATCCCTGATGTCAAGAATGACTTTGCATTCCTTCTGCATATGGTTGACCAGTACGACCAGCTGCATTCAAAACGATTTGCCGTCTTTCTCTCTGAAGTCAGCGAGAATAAACTGCGGGAGATTAGCCTAAATCATGAATGGACATTTGAGAAACTACGGCAGCATGTGACTGCCAATGCTCAAGACAGACAAGAGCTGCACCTGTTCATGCTCTCTGGACTTCCCAATGCTGTGTTTGACATCACTGAACTTGAAGTCCTCAAACTGGAGCTCATTCCTGAGATCAGAATCTCAGCCAAGATTTCACAAATGACAAATTTGCAGGAGCTCCATTTGTATCACTGCCCTGCAAAGGTCGAACAAACAGCCTTCACCTTCCTCCGAGATCACCTGAAGTGCCTTCATGTAAAGTTCACAGATGTTGGCGAGATCCCCCCGTGGGTTTACCTCTTGAGGAGCCTGAGGGAACTGTACCTTGTAGGCAACCTGAGTTCTGAGCACAACAAGATGATCGGTCTGGAATCCTTAAAGGATCTGAAAAACCTGAAGATGTTTTACCTGAAGAGCAACCTTAACAAACTACCCACAAACCTTGCAGACCTGGCGCCACATCTCGTCAAACTGCTGGTGCACAATGATGGGACTAAGCTGGTGGTGCTGAACAGTCTTAAGAAGATGACCAACCTGGTCGAGTTGGAGCTCCACAACTGTGATCTAGAGAGAATCCCACATTCCATTTTCAGCTTGACGAACCTACAAGAGCTGGACTTGAAATCAAACAGCATTCGCACCATCGAAGAGGTCATCAGCTTTCAGCATCTGAAGAGATTGACCTGCCTCAAGCTGTGGCACAACAGAATTGTGACTATTCCTCAGTCAATAAGTCACGTAAAAAACCTTGAGTGCCTTTATCTCTCCTACAACAAATTGGAGACGCTCCCAACGGCACTCTTCTACCTTCCCAAGCTCAGACACCTGGATCTCAGCCACAACGCCATTTCAGTGATTCCTGCTGAAGTGGGAATTCTCCAGTATCTTCAGTACTTTGCAGTCACAGACAACAAAGTAGAGGTCCTTCCCAAAAATCTGTTCCTGTGCACAAGACTGAAAGTTCTCTGTCTGGGAAACAATCGCATCACCATCCTTCCAGAGTCTGTTGGAGAGTTAGTACAGCTTACGCAGCTTGAGCTGAAGGGTAACTGTCTAGAACGTCTTCCACATCAGCTTGGTCAGTGTAGCCATCTCAGGAGAAGCCACTTCCATGTGGAGGATCATCTTTTTGACACTCTCCCCATGGAGGTAAAAGAGGATATGAGCCAAGACAGTAGCACAACCTAA